From a single Pelmatolapia mariae isolate MD_Pm_ZW linkage group LG20, Pm_UMD_F_2, whole genome shotgun sequence genomic region:
- the LOC134618421 gene encoding solute carrier family 26 member 9-like encodes MQQESPRYVIDRPAYNLPDFDREFDKKSRQFPVGEKVKKLFRCSVPRLKGLLLKHLPVLSWLPKYKVKENLLCDVISGVSAGTIQVPQGMAFALLANLPPVNGLYSSFFPLIPYFFMGTAHQMVPGTFAVLSIMVGIVCLRLAPESDFSHFNATLNATVVDTDKMNEVRLAISGTLACLTAIIQIGLGFMQFGFVAIYLSESFVRGFMTAAGLQILISVLKYIFGITVPSYSGPLAVIYTLKDIILGLPDTNIASLVFALVSSAVLIVVKELGFHFRHKLPFPIPIEIIVVVVATAISGPLHLPEIYHMDIVGNIPLGFPAPILPTVSQWEDMLSTAFSLAIVGYVINLAMGRTLAAKHGYDVNPNQEMLALGCSNFLGSFFKIHVICCALSVTLAVDSAGGTSQFASLCVMLVVMVTMLALGIYLKPLPKSVLGALIAVNLKNTLLQLSDPFYLWKKSKLDCCVWVVSFLATFFLSLPYGVAIGVSFSILVVIFKTQFRNGSTIVQIKDTDIYRNPKMYSKVMSVTGVKIVNYCSPIYFANVEIFRQRVIKKTGLDPGKLILARQKFLDKEQKEKVKQDKDKTSRRRKPSSLVNMKAQTISQLELQNDFDMNDGSANNVELPTSYVNFHCNDIELGEQLPDQEPSSPPVLTLESQPVPFHTLILDLAGVCFIDLMGIKALIKMNSGYTMLGIKLYLANVQAQVYEELEAGGAFEDGNIARSNLFLSVHDAILFAQQTSGEREVYSKAQGAKQGLDFNINEEKDLEQEMF; translated from the exons ATGCAGCAGGAAAGCCCACGTTATGTGATTGACAGGCCGGCATATAACCTCCCTGACTTTGACAGAGAATTTGACAAAAAGAGTCGACAGTTCCCCGTTGGAGAAAAAGTGAAGAAACTCTTCAG atgtTCTGTACCCAGGCTCAAAGGCTTGCTACTTAAACATCTGCCAGTCCTAAGCTGGCTTCCCAAGTacaaagtaaaagaaaacctgctgtgtgatgtcatcagtGGGGTCAGCGCCGGCACCATTCAGGTTCCCCAAG GCATGGCTTTTGCCCTCCTTGCAAATCTTCCTCCTGTCAATGGTCTCTATTCCTCTTTCTTCCCCCTCATCCCATATTTCTTCATGGGCACTGCTCACCAGATGGTCCCAG GTACTTTTGCTGTTCTCAGCATTATGGTGGGAATCGTGTGTCTTAGGCTAGCCCCTGAGTCGGATTTCAGTCATTTCAATGCCACTCTTAATGCCACAGTAGTGGACACTGACAAGATGAATGAAGTTCGTCTGGCTATATCTGGTACTCTGGCCTGTCTTACTGCAATCATACAG ATTGGTCTTGGCTTCATGCAGTTTGGGTTTGTAGCCATCTATCTGTCCGAATCGTTTGTCAGAGGCTTCATGACTGCTGCAGGACTGCAAATCTTAATTTCAGTGCTCAAGTACATCTTTGGCATCACAGTGCCATCTTACAGTGGTCCGCTGGCTGTTATATAT ACTCTCAAGGATATAATATTGGGCCTTCCTGATACCAATATAGCCTCCTTAGTCTTTGCTTTGGTCAGCAGTGCAGTTTTGATTGTGGTGAAAGAACTAGGTTTCCACTTTCGTCATAAACTTCCTTTCCCTATTCCTATTGAGATCATCGTC GTGGTGGTGGCCACAGCCATCTCAGGTCCGCTGCATCTTCCTGAGATCTACCACATGGACATTGTGGGCAATATTCCTCTGGG ATTTCCTGCACCAATCCTCCCAACAGTGAGTCAGTGGGAAGACATGTTGAGCACAGCTTTCTCTCTGGCTATTGTCGGATACGTCATCAACTTAGCAATGGGCAGGACACTGGCAGCTAAGCATGGCTATGATGTGAATCCCAACCAG GAAATGTTGGCTCTAGGCTGCAGCAATTTCCTTGGGTCTTTCTTTAAGATCCATGTGATCTGCTGTGCTCTGTCTGTAACGCTGGCTGTTGACAGTGCTGGAGGAACCTCACAA TTTGCCAGTCTGTGTGTAATGCTAGTAGTAATGGTCACCATGCTCGCCCTGGGAATCTATCTAAAGCCACTCCCAAAA TCAGTGCTTGGAGCGTTGATTGCAGTAAACCTGAAGAACACACTCCTACAGCTCTCTGATCCCTTTTACCTATGGAAGAAGAGCAAACTGGACTGT TGTGTGTGGGTTGTGTCATTCTTGGCCACATTCTTTCTAAGCTTGCCTTATGGTGTTGCTATTGGAGTGAGTTTTTCCATCCTGGTAGTTATATTCAAGACACAGTT TCGCAATGGTTCAACAATTGTTCAAATTAAGGATACAGATATCTACAGAAATCCAAAGATGTACAGCAAG GTCATGTCAGTAACAGGTGTGAAAATAGTAAACTATTGCTCACCAATCTACTTTGCAAATGTGGAAATATTTCGCCAGAGAGTCATCAAAAAG ACTGGGCTGGACCCTGGCAAACTTATCCTGGCCAGGCAGAAGTTCTTGGACAAAGAACAGAAGGAAAAAGTGAAACAAGATAAGGACAAAACGTCAAGAAGGCGGAAACCCAGCTCTTTGGTTAACATGAAAGCTCAG ACCATATCTCAGCTTGAACTGCAAAATGACTTTGATATGAACGATGGCAGTGCCAACAATGTTGAACTTCCTACAAGCTATGTCAACTTCCACTGTAATGACATTGAACTGGGTGAGCAGTTGCCTGACCAAGAGCCATCCAGTCCCCCTGTTCTCACCCTGGAGTCTCAGCCAGTGCCCTTCCACACCCTAATCCTCGACCTGGCGGGGGTCTGCTTCATAGACCTGATGGGCATAAAAGCATTGATAAAG ATGAACTCGGGCTACACGATGCTGGGCATTAAACTGTACCTGGCTAACGTTCAAG CCCAGGTGTATGAAGAACTGGAGGCCGGGGGAGCTTTTGAAGATGGCAATATTGCCCGCAGtaatctctttctttctgttcatGATGCCATTCTGTTTGCTCAGCAGACCTCTGGAGAGAGGGAAGTCTACTCAAAG